The Diabrotica virgifera virgifera chromosome 4, PGI_DIABVI_V3a genome segment GCGCTTGAAGGAGTGCCACGACGGCAGTTTtgaatatttcaacttgaaatttttttttacaaatactgaatatataataaagatgtcggtttaatttaatttaatgtatgaGTCATATTTTGTGAGAAAAAAAATCCGGAAAATCGGGCTGTTTTTTCCCTACTCACAGTAGACTTCCCCCTTAAGTGCCAAGTTACTCAGTCAGTAGTAGTGCCAAGACATTCGAATGTAGAGGGAAATATCTGTGCTTATTTTCATGGTTTCTCCAGTCTATCTCTGGGACGCTAGCCAATCATTGGAAAAATACTGGACAAAAAACAAACTACTTTACCTGTTGCTCTCGTCCATTACTATATGGACTTTAGGAATTGGAAAACCATTAAAAGAACTGGCAACAGGAAGGGTGTATGCTCCCATGTCTTCAAACACCAACCAATCACCAACTTTCATTTCTGGCAACATTACATGTTCAATTACTTGGTCGAGTCCATCGCAGGTCGGTCCCCATACGCTGCTGTCGTAGTATTTTGCCCCAACGCGTTCTTCAAGAGGTTGTGGTACTAAGACCTATAAATATATCGATATAATTATTAAGTATGCGACTAGTGTGAGGTAAATCAAGAAACAACTGAACGAAATTGCGAATCAattaaaaagttataattactGATCAAAGAGAGAAGAATAATGCATTAAAAGGCAATCATCAgctttcatcctttccgggtaattatcgaaataattttagacttttgattcatagatggtgctagtattctttttctcatgatcatctttcagtgcgtcacagtttttcgatttatttctaacgcattaaattgtatgtgacagaaaaaaaggcaagtcggtgattacatttcgtcggtgacatttataacatttattctagttgtcgatagatggcgccataataaaaaaatattttttttaattagataataatattacaaatataatctgtataatttataagactatacaaatcaaaggaaataccattttataaatgcaagaaacacatttgatttgtttttattccaaattgaaaataaaatgtgacaactgtcagatttaactaaaatgtcatgttagaataaatgtcataaatgtgtattatcacggacttacccttttttctatcatttgttacgcactgaaaaatgctcatgaaaaggacaatagcatctttggtaattattttgataattacccggaaaggatgaatgtatttgatttcagttcagtgcctctagccaggtgctccgatgaggaaaccgttattccgaaatacgtataagcacatagtagaagCTCTGTCCTGTAATCAAATCtaaaccatcttttcttttcttttcttttagttgaTACTTTATTCACCTTTAATTGGTGGGtattaaaggaaatagttcgctaaaattattatcacggtgaatgacaggacgtgaaatgcaatttagatttcccttgtcgagtatttcgtcactctgttatgctttatttttccaacttaaaaagctcagaggataaataatttcgaattttatttcctgacttattagaactttaaatgttgttaaactgATATTTGATTACATGAAGGTTTGATAATTTTATAGGATGTTAAAACTTCAGATTCACTGCATGGTAAAGTAAACTCCCACGTGGGTTACTGGTCTGGAGACGTGTGTTCTCCAATCGGACCTCAGTTGCTACCTGAGGACCGATTGGACAATCCTCAGATACATAGGCACAAGGAAAAATAcagaataattaataataaaaggaaAGGTAGAGGAAAATGCTCAGTTGTTCTACAGAAATAAGGaatttttaagtaatattttaCCTGACGATGGTTCAAAATGCAATTGAAACTGCCGTAGATTCCATCGTTGATGTAGTACATGCGGTGCATATTATTTTCACTGTCATCGTTGATTTGATTGACGTTTTTAATTGAATGGATATTGCACACCAAGGTGTAGGCAGAGCTTACATAGAAACGACCAGGTTCAGCTATTACATCAATTGATGGATCGGGGAAGTAATTATCCAGTGCGAGATTGACAATTTCAGcgatcttaaaataaaaatatacaaagttcaattaaaaatgtataataaaaaagATCTTACATAAAAAAGCTGTTTCGAATAACAAATTATGGTCCATCCAAGAATCGTTAGAACTGTTATTGTATTTAAAGTTAAATAAATTTGACAAACCTGATGGATAGAAGTTCCTTTTGCACCAAGATATCCTCCTCCGATGTCAAGTAAAGAAAAGTTATAGCCCAAGGTTTCGGCAAAATCAAATACGTCCCTTGCTGCTGAAATAGCCCTACGGAAAACTGGCGGTTCACGGCATCCGGAGCCTACGTGAAAACTCACACCAACGACGTCCAAGTCAAGGGATCTAGCGATTCGAAGAAGTTCTGGAGCCTCAATGATAGGATCACAACCAAATTTGTTTCCCAGTGGAGATTGGACATCAGTGGCATCGCAACGAATGCGAATTACTAACCTAAAAAAAAAGGGAacataaaacataataaaaacataaatatcaGTTAAGTACTCTTATACTTTCTgctcaaattttgttttttttttcgataaacgTTAAGATTGATTTGTTTTTGGTGCTATTGCTATTGTTATTGATATATTAACTCACACAAAACCTAAAAAACAAAAGTGAAACTTACTTGGCTTCAGGAAAGAGATTCTTAACTTTGTGCAATTCAGTATCGCTGTCGAATGTCATAGTGTTAACTCCAGTGGCTGCAGCATGTTTGATATGGCTGAGAGGTTTGGCAGGGTTAGCAAAGATGATTCTTTCGGGTTCTACACCCATGCTGAGTACTTTATTAATCTCGCCCTTTGAAGCGCAGTCGAAGTTAGTTCCCAAGGCGTTGAGAGTTACAAGAACTGTAACACTGTCGTTGCATTTGACAGCTGAACATTAAATTTTCGCATTAGAAAAATTTGATCAATGGGAtagaaagaaaacaaaaattgaagaaaaagatcttctgtgtaaaaggtacaagaataaaaaaccgctaaacgccgtaaaaatgagtggcgcataaaatattccagctacaaaagatctgatatgaatattacgtggcgcgaaaatggattttcatttgatgcaaaacaaaattatagttttattttaaaagatttttccataatatttgctaaatttgaagtaaacgcgccacaaaagagtaactttgatacagtttgaattttgaaactcttttgtggcgcgtttacttcaaatttagcaaatattatggaaaaatcttttaaaataaaactagaattttgttttgcatcaaatgaaaatccattttcgcgccacgtaatattcatatcagatcttttgtagctggaatattttatgcgccactcatttttacggcgtttagcggttttttattcttgtatcaggagtttttcaaagttatttataaattaaatgtatgaagttgaatgcaatgttcctctattacacgtcaagctttataaatggtcacc includes the following:
- the LOC126883806 gene encoding ornithine decarboxylase-like, with translation MKITGVDERIHVLDDQSNVWTVIREIVSNKNQEDAFYVLDVGDIVRKHQEWREKLPRVTPHYAVKCNDSVTVLVTLNALGTNFDCASKGEINKVLSMGVEPERIIFANPAKPLSHIKHAAATGVNTMTFDSDTELHKVKNLFPEAKLVIRIRCDATDVQSPLGNKFGCDPIIEAPELLRIARSLDLDVVGVSFHVGSGCREPPVFRRAISAARDVFDFAETLGYNFSLLDIGGGYLGAKGTSIHQIAEIVNLALDNYFPDPSIDVIAEPGRFYVSSAYTLVCNIHSIKNVNQINDDSENNMHRMYYINDGIYGSFNCILNHRQVLVPQPLEERVGAKYYDSSVWGPTCDGLDQVIEHVMLPEMKVGDWLVFEDMGAYTLPVASSFNGFPIPKVHIVMDESNR